The sequence AAAGATAGCCCTGACATTAAAAAAAAAGGTGTTATTCTGGATTTAAATATATATGGAATAAGAGTTCGAACAGCAGAAATATATGAAATTGGTCAAGAGTTATATATACAGATGATGAAAGATGAAGAATATAAAAATAATTTAGGTGTGCCAATTATAGCCGTTATTGTTCGTTCTTCTTCTGTTGATAACAATTTTATAGATTATGGTATGAAACGAGTTTTAACAGAAATAAAAAAAACAGATAGACGAGGACAACTTTTCGTTAATCCTTCTATAAATACACCTAAAAAAACAAATACAATAAATGATATTCTTAAAAAAAAGAATCCATAATGGAGATTTGCTATGAATAAATATAAGGTATTGGTGGTTGATGATGAACCCGATGTTGTAGAATTGTTAGAACGGACATTAAAGACAGAAGGATTCCAGGTAATTTGTGCTTATGATGGTATCTCTGCCCTGGACTTAGTTTCAACAGAGAAACCCGATTTAATTCTTTTAGATTTAATGATGCCCATGATGAGTGGATATGAGGTATGTGAACAAATAAAATCAAATCCGCAAACACAATCTATTCCAGTAATATGTGTAACTTCCGCTCATACACCGGATGCTCGGGCACATAGTTTACAGATTGGTGCTTCTGATGTCGTTACAAAACCTTTTTATCCCAGTGAACTTATTGCGCGGATTAAAAGACAACTTCAACCTCGCGAATGAAACTATTTTGATTGCAGGGTTTGTTTATCGTTATATTAGGGTAATACTATAATGATTTTAGAGTAAAGGGGATAAAAGTGACGATACCTAACTTATTAACATTTTTTAGAATTTTACTCATACCTATTTTCTTAATAGTGATAACATTTTATACAAAAGAAACATCCTATTTGCGTTATGTAGGTTTTGGTATATGTGTTATAGCAATAATAACAGACTTATCAGATGGTTATATTGCAAGAAAGTTTAATCTTTGTTCCGAATTAGGAGCACGATTAGACCCACTTGCAGATAAACTTGCTGTGAATTTAAGCCTTGCATTTATTGCTTCAAATACATCATTTGAATATCCTATACCTTTATGGTTTCCACCTCTTGTATTATTCAGAGATACAGTTCTTGTTGTGGGAACCTATCTTATTAGCAGAAAACTGACACAGGTAAAGGTGTCGCCGCGTTTTTGGGGTAAAATTACATCTTTTGTTTTATCTCTATATATTGCTATTGTTCTTTTACAGATAGAAATATTGGTTCTTATTTTTTTGATACTATCTACTATTCTAACTTTATTATCTCTTTTTGACTACCTATGGGTAGGAATTCGTTTTGCCTTAAATTATCGAACAACCAATGGATAAACCATTTCCTAAATTACCTATAATCGCTATTTGTGGCAGACCTAATGTCGGTAAATCTACCTTGTTTAATCGTATAGCAGGTAGAATGCAGGCTATTGTGCTGGATAAATCTGGAATTACACGAG is a genomic window of Candidatus Hydrogenedens sp. containing:
- a CDS encoding response regulator produces the protein MNKYKVLVVDDEPDVVELLERTLKTEGFQVICAYDGISALDLVSTEKPDLILLDLMMPMMSGYEVCEQIKSNPQTQSIPVICVTSAHTPDARAHSLQIGASDVVTKPFYPSELIARIKRQLQPRE
- a CDS encoding CDP-alcohol phosphatidyltransferase family protein; the protein is MTIPNLLTFFRILLIPIFLIVITFYTKETSYLRYVGFGICVIAIITDLSDGYIARKFNLCSELGARLDPLADKLAVNLSLAFIASNTSFEYPIPLWFPPLVLFRDTVLVVGTYLISRKLTQVKVSPRFWGKITSFVLSLYIAIVLLQIEILVLIFLILSTILTLLSLFDYLWVGIRFALNYRTTNG